A stretch of Castanea sativa cultivar Marrone di Chiusa Pesio chromosome 2, ASM4071231v1 DNA encodes these proteins:
- the LOC142624931 gene encoding pectinesterase inhibitor-like, producing MAITLPSSSSIFSLLLMILFISTPSSANLVLKVSESTINAICTKTLNPSFCLGILKPYADHPHKRDITGLARITIYLAKSNATNTSDQIHSLIQHTDNPLLKERYTSCSKNYDNAIGDFKQAKKRLIEGNKSGLKDAAATAMGEFNACGENFRQPPVDPSTLQKSNKNLLDFCSIILVMTKFLP from the coding sequence ATGGCTATTACATTACCTAGCTCATCCTCCATATTCTCTCTTTTGCTAATGATCCTATTCATTAGTACTCCCTCATCAGCAAATCTAGTTTTGAAAGTGAGCGAGTCTACGATTAATGCTATTTGCACTAAGACCCTAAATCCCTCTTTCTGTTTGGGGATTCTAAAACCTTATGCTGATCATCCCCACAAAAGAGACATTACAGGCCTCGCTCGAATAACCATTTACTTAGCAAAATCCAATGCTACAAACACAAGTGATCAAATCCACTCCCTAATACAGCACACTGATAATCCTCTACTAAAGGAAAGGTACACTTCTTGTTCCAAAAACTATGATAATGCTATTGGTGACTTTAAGCAAGCCAAAAAGAGATTGATAGAAGGTAACAAGAGTGGTCTAAAGGATGCAGCGGCTACTGCTATGGGAGAATTTAATGCTTGTGGAGAAAACTTTAGGCAACCACCAGTTGATCCGTCTACACTACAAAAAAGCAACAAGAATTTGTTAGATTTTTGTAGTATCATTCTGGTTATGACCAAATTTCTGCCTTGA
- the LOC142623293 gene encoding stress-response A/B barrel domain-containing protein HS1-like translates to MEEGKGVVKHILLAKFKDGISETQIEEHIKGYANLVNIIEPMKSLHWGKDVSIENLHHGFTHVFESTFETKEGLAEYIAHPVHVEFANGFLSSLDKVLVVDFEPTTVNI, encoded by the exons atggaggAAGGGAAGGGAGTGGTGAAGCACATACTGCTGGCCAAGTTCAAAGATGGAATCTCAGAGACCCAGATAGAGGAACACATCAAGGGCTATGCCAACCTCGTCAACATCATTGAACCCATGAAGTCTCTCcactg GGGCAAGGATGTCAGCATTGAAAACCTGCATCATGGTTTCACTCATGTCTTTGAATCTACATTTGAGACTAAAGAGGGTCTTGCAGAGTATATAGCTCATCCTGTTCATGTTGAATTTGCAAACGGGTTCCTTTCCAGCTTGGATAAAGTCCTTGTGGTTGACTTCGAACCTACTACCGTTAATATCTGA